Proteins encoded together in one Coffea arabica cultivar ET-39 chromosome 2c, Coffea Arabica ET-39 HiFi, whole genome shotgun sequence window:
- the LOC113727759 gene encoding uncharacterized protein, translating into MREIVTIQVGGYANFIGSHFWNFQDELLGLAETSETNPAFKNHGLNMDVLYRTGETQQGILTYTPRLVSVDFQGSLGSMSSRGTLYNEAPSRPMDVVSWSGKVTTQASAPLKKNLFLQSLYQEEQEKMDTVNGFDSGKNESQNEIQDKDIVECLENGVQYWTDFSKVHYHPQSLYELNGLWMDGEGFDNYGIGRDAFVGARHGEEINDRLRFFIEECDHIQGIQFVVDDSGGFSGVAAEFLENIADDYTNIPVLLYSARNPRLHMTTKSQKQSISSSLHDAISFSRLSTFCKLIVPVGLPSLSKSKASRYLCMDDEKPYHSSAVYASGMHSISLPFRMEPIGPTTDLTCASGALDMNEIIHMLAGQARQNMVTILDVAMPAPSLIGNQLEQSLLENLEPLTPEIAENFEDLQAVEAMSVHGVLGTGLHEATVSEVKSAVQNAYEKALQRPRFSQLSVSRCPLPIPLPFPSIFGNLVGQHGELLGTPILGSPSRGSLDVHSIPMAARLRSSSAILPFLESRLHNLQRFGIQRGALGAELLRSWGFGKEELVDAGEALSNMVRTLSPYSEESSESDEVA; encoded by the exons ATGAGGGAAATCGTTACCATCCAGGTTGGGGGCTATGCGAACTTCATCGGTTCTCATTTTTGGAATTTTCAG GATGAATTGCTTGGTTTGGCTGAAACTTCTGAGACTAATCCAGCATTCAAGAATCATGGTCTTAATATGGATGTTCTCTATCGAACTGGTGAAACACAGCAG GGCATTTTAACATACACCCCTCGCCTGGTTTCAGTAGATTTTCAAG GCTCACTGGGATCGATGAGTTCACGTGGAACCTTATACAATGAGGCTCCTTCTAGACCAATGGATGTTGTCTCATG GAGTGGAAAAGTTACAACTCAGGCTTCCGCGCCTCTAAAGAAAAACCTGTTCCTTCAGAGTTTATATCAAGAAGAGCAGGAAAAGATGGATACAGTGAACGGATTTGACTCAGGGAAGAATGAATCTCAGAATGAAATCCAGGACAAGGACATTGTTGAATGTCTAGAAAATGGTGTTCAATATTGGACAGACTTTTCGAAAGTTCACTATCATCCACAGAGCTTATATGAACTAAATGGGCTGTGGATGGATGGTGAAGGGTTTGACAACTATGGAattggaagggatgcatttgtTGGGGCCCGACATGGAGAAGAAATAAATGACAGGCTTCGTTTTTTCATCGAAGAGTGTGACCATATTCAG GGAATCCAATTTGTTGTTGATGACTCTGGAGGGTTTTCTGGTGTAGCTGCAGAGTTTCTGGAGAACATTGCAGATGATTACACCAACATCCCTGTATTACTATATTCAGCCCGCAATCCTCGCTTGCACATGACCACCAAAAGTCAGAAGCAGTCAATCTCTAGTAGTCTTCATGATGCaatttcattttcaagattATCAACCTTCTGTAAACTGATCGTCCCTGTTGGACTACCCTCCCTGAGTAAAA GTAAAGCTTCCAGGTATCTTTGCATGGACGATGAGAAGCCTTACCATTCCAGTGCAGTTTATGCCTCTGGCATGCACTCCATCAGCCTCCCTTTTCGAATGGAACCTATTGGGCCCACTACAGATCTGACCTGTGCATCTGGTGCACTGGATATGAACGAGATCATACATATGTTAGCTGGACAAGCAAGACAGAATATGGTCACTATTTTGGATGTCGCTATGCCAGCACCTTCTTTGATTG GGAACCAACTTGAGCAATCCttgcttgaaaatttggaaCCTTTGACGCCTGAGATAGCTGAAAATTTTGAGGACTTGCAAGCAGTGGAGGCCATGTCAGTTCATGGAGTACTTGGGACAG gaCTGCACGAAGCCACAGTTTCTGAGGTGAAAAGTGCTGTTCAGAATGCTTATGAAAAGGCACTGCAAAGACCCAGATTCTCACAGTTGTCTGTGTCTCGATGCCCTCTTCCCATTCCTCTGCCTTTTCCCTCAATCTTTGGAAACCTTGTTGGTCAACATGGCGAGCTGTTGGGAACCCCAATTTTAGGTTCTCCATCAAGGGGATCCCTTGATGTCCATTCCATTCCCATGGCAGCAAGATTACGTTCCAGCAGCGCTATTTTGCCATTTCTGGAAAGTAGATTGCACAATCTTCAAAGGTTTGGCATTCAGCGAGGAGCGCTCGGAGCCGAACTTCTTAGAAGTTGGGGTTTTGGCAAGGAGGAATTGGTAGATGCTGGAGAGGCACTGTCTAATATGGTCAGGACTTTGAGCCCCTATTCTGAAGAATCATCCGAGTCAGATGAAGTGGCTTAG